ACGCCGTGGATGCCTTCGGCAGCCTCGACATGGCGTTGCCGCCGCGCGTCGAGTCGTCCGCTGACCATGTGCATGCGCCCGCTTCGCTGTCGACGCAGCCGGTGTCGTCGCCGGAAGCCACGGCGAAACAATCCGCCGCCGAGCACCACCCGGACGACACGCCGCACATTGCCGACGAGATCGCCGCCGGCACCGCAGGCCCCGCGGCCGTCGCCGGGCTGGGTGCCGGTCTGGGCGCGGGCTTCGGTGCGTCCGGCTTCGGCGCGCTGAAGCTCGATTTCGACCTCGAGTTGCCGCCCAGCCCGGCCGAGCCGTTGCCGGCGTTCACCCAGGCCGATCTCACACGGATCGCCCGCAACAAGCTCGACCTGGCTGCCGAGTACATCGAACTCGGCGATTTGTCCGGCGCGCGCGCGCTCATCAACGAAGTGATCGAGACGAACGATCCGGGCACGCGCACTGAGGCCCGCGCGTTGCTTTCGACGCTCGCACCGTTGTCGTGAAGCGTATTGCTCTAGGCGTCCAGTACGACGGCTCGGCATTCTGCGGTTGGCAGTCGCAGCCGCACGGCAACACCGTGCAGGACGAGCTCGAACGGGCGCTGCGCGAGTTCGCGCAGACGCCGGTGCATACCGTCGTGGCGGGCCGCACGGATACGGGCGTGCACGGTCTCGGCCAGGTCGTGCACTTCGATACCGAACTGGATCGCGCGGACGTTTCCTGGGTGCGAGGCACCAATTCGTTTCTGCCGAAGACGATCTCGGTCCAGTGGGCCAAGCCCATGCCAGACGAGTTTCACGCGCGTTTCTCGGCGTTCGAACGGACCTATTACTACGTGCTTTACGTCCATCCGGTGCGCTCGCCGATGCTGGCAACGCGCGCCGGCTGGGTGCACGCGGCGCTCGACGTGGACGCGATGCGGGCGGCCACGGCTCATGTGATCGGCGAGCACGACTTTTCGGCTTTCCGCTCGTCGCAATGCCAGTCGAAAACACCGTTCAAGCACTTGTATCAGATCGACGTCCAGCAGCAGGGCGACTTCGTCCATTTCCGTTTTCGGGCGAACGCGTTCCTGCATCATATGGTGCGCAACCTGATGGGATGTCTGGTCTACATCGGCCGTGGCCGTCGCCCGGTCGAATGGATGGCCGAGGTGCTCGCAAGCCGCGATCGCGAGTTTGCTGCGCCGACCTTCATGCCCGACGGCCTGTATCTGGCGCAGGTGGGCTATCCTGAGCAATTCGCCGTACCCGCGCCGCAAACGGGCAGCGTGCCGTGGAGTACCGTATGGACCGAGCAGGCGTCAACATGAAATCGACCGAACATCTCGCGAACGAATCCAATGCCCGCGTGGAGCAGGCCGTGCCGCATCGCACGCGCATCAAGCTGTGCGGCCTGTCGAAGCCGGAAGACGTCGCCCACGCGATCAACCTCGGCGCCGATGCGATCGGCCTCGTGTTCTATCCGCCTAGCCCGCGCTCGGTCAGCATTGCGCAGGCGGTCGAGCTGGTGCACGACGTGCCGCCGTTCGTGTCGGTGGTCGGCCTCTTCGTGAACGCCACGCCGGACTGGATCCGCGAGGTGGTGAGCAACGTCGGGCTCACGCTGTTGCAGTTTCACGGCGACGAGACCGCGGAGCAGTGCGAATCGCTCGCCGGCGTCGCGGGTTTGCCTTGGTTGCGCGCGTTGCGCGTTG
Above is a genomic segment from Paraburkholderia aromaticivorans containing:
- the truA gene encoding tRNA pseudouridine(38-40) synthase TruA → MKRIALGVQYDGSAFCGWQSQPHGNTVQDELERALREFAQTPVHTVVAGRTDTGVHGLGQVVHFDTELDRADVSWVRGTNSFLPKTISVQWAKPMPDEFHARFSAFERTYYYVLYVHPVRSPMLATRAGWVHAALDVDAMRAATAHVIGEHDFSAFRSSQCQSKTPFKHLYQIDVQQQGDFVHFRFRANAFLHHMVRNLMGCLVYIGRGRRPVEWMAEVLASRDREFAAPTFMPDGLYLAQVGYPEQFAVPAPQTGSVPWSTVWTEQAST
- a CDS encoding phosphoribosylanthranilate isomerase, producing the protein MKSTEHLANESNARVEQAVPHRTRIKLCGLSKPEDVAHAINLGADAIGLVFYPPSPRSVSIAQAVELVHDVPPFVSVVGLFVNATPDWIREVVSNVGLTLLQFHGDETAEQCESLAGVAGLPWLRALRVASDTQPADLVKSALSYSAASGLLFDTHVEGYGGGGKVFDWSLIPAGLARRAVLSGGLSAQNVSDAIHRVRPYAVDVSSGIETPGAKGVKDHARMAAFVRAVRAADAE